A window of the Xiashengella succiniciproducens genome harbors these coding sequences:
- a CDS encoding SUMF1/EgtB/PvdO family nonheme iron enzyme: MKIRLLLPFLLLGLIGIASCSKSSEKPKDKPVVEVPDDPDDPGPTGPSQTLIIRFGGDSYQNSSTLELGYRKDAILLILETEPGWTATASADWIKLASYEGEAGKMGLIAGFAKNDFIPRSGTITFKSGNKTHIMTIDQSGAPQLRLTIDGIQADFVLVEGGNFLMGDSDLPESRYRTSVNVSSFYMATTETTNALWEAVTGSLPYDDLEDFEGHMEYDRPNHPVSGVSWTLVNEIFFPELRRQTEINFRLPTEAEWEYAAGGGKYKEGFIYSGSNTLNDVAWNYRNCDDKQEVGQLMPNALGLYDMSGNVSEWCSDWYIAPYQMEDGVSDPTGPATGTHKITRGGDFSEQELFGLGTCYIRYRYPIVPGCYDGCWGNSGHPDEPECFRCDKTGFRIVLAF; the protein is encoded by the coding sequence ATGAAAATACGGTTACTCCTGCCATTCCTACTTCTTGGACTGATTGGTATAGCCTCTTGCAGCAAATCCTCTGAGAAGCCCAAGGACAAACCTGTTGTGGAAGTCCCCGACGATCCCGATGATCCGGGGCCAACTGGTCCTTCACAAACACTAATAATTCGCTTTGGCGGTGACAGTTACCAAAATAGTTCAACTCTGGAACTTGGTTATCGCAAGGATGCAATATTACTAATACTTGAAACCGAACCCGGATGGACAGCCACTGCCAGTGCTGATTGGATCAAACTTGCCAGTTATGAAGGTGAAGCTGGAAAAATGGGACTTATTGCCGGATTTGCTAAAAATGATTTCATTCCTCGCAGTGGCACGATAACATTCAAATCGGGTAACAAAACCCACATAATGACAATCGATCAGAGTGGAGCTCCACAACTCAGACTTACAATCGATGGTATTCAGGCGGACTTCGTCCTTGTAGAAGGCGGCAACTTCCTGATGGGGGATTCGGATCTTCCTGAATCCCGGTACCGTACCTCGGTCAATGTAAGCAGCTTCTATATGGCAACTACAGAGACTACTAATGCCCTTTGGGAGGCTGTTACAGGCTCTCTGCCATACGATGACCTGGAGGATTTTGAAGGCCATATGGAGTATGATCGCCCTAATCATCCTGTTAGCGGCGTAAGCTGGACTCTTGTAAATGAAATATTCTTTCCTGAACTAAGGAGGCAAACAGAGATAAACTTCCGCCTGCCTACTGAGGCAGAATGGGAATATGCTGCAGGTGGTGGGAAATACAAAGAGGGCTTTATCTATTCCGGCAGTAACACACTCAACGATGTGGCATGGAACTACCGCAATTGTGACGACAAACAGGAGGTGGGTCAATTGATGCCAAATGCACTTGGTCTCTACGATATGAGTGGTAATGTAAGTGAATGGTGCAGCGACTGGTATATAGCGCCATACCAAATGGAAGATGGTGTAAGCGATCCGACAGGACCAGCTACAGGCACACACAAGATAACACGTGGTGGTGACTTTTCTGAACAGGAGCTGTTTGGTCTGGGAACCTGCTATATACGCTATCGCTACCCTATTGTACCCGGTTGCTACGACGGGTGCTGGGGGAACTCAGGGCACCCCGATGAGCCGGAATGTTTCAGATGTGATAAAACAGGCTTTCGTATAGTGCTGGCCTTTTAA
- a CDS encoding type IV toxin-antitoxin system AbiEi family antitoxin domain-containing protein produces MEDSRQYKSAEDWVNHLLAKGKYAFALHQFRADFPEQSDTANKFALKRLVDKEQIISIHKGYYLIIPPQYRSKGILPPTLFLDAFMKELDRSYYLALLNAAAYHGASHQQPQEFFVVTGFPVLRPMQKKGLKLNYISKKEIPATLLDTRKTEAGYLKISNPALTATDLIQYAKRVGGINRVATVLAELAESIQPNAFDANLLQHVPVTALQRLGYLLDKVFDNQPLANALYMALQNNNAPLFRIPLKASAPAKGFASDERWKVIVNTEIEIDE; encoded by the coding sequence TTGGAAGATTCAAGGCAATATAAAAGTGCAGAAGATTGGGTAAACCACCTGCTTGCAAAGGGTAAATATGCTTTTGCTCTGCACCAGTTCCGTGCGGATTTTCCTGAGCAGTCAGATACGGCCAATAAGTTTGCCTTGAAAAGGCTGGTAGATAAAGAGCAGATTATTTCCATCCACAAAGGGTATTACCTCATCATACCGCCCCAATACAGGTCAAAGGGAATCCTTCCCCCCACCTTGTTTTTAGATGCGTTTATGAAGGAATTGGACCGGTCTTATTACCTGGCTTTGTTAAACGCAGCCGCCTATCATGGAGCATCGCACCAGCAGCCACAGGAGTTCTTTGTGGTTACCGGTTTTCCTGTGCTGCGGCCTATGCAGAAAAAAGGGCTGAAGCTGAACTACATCAGCAAAAAAGAAATACCGGCAACACTATTAGACACCCGAAAAACCGAGGCCGGATACTTAAAAATTTCAAACCCTGCCCTAACAGCCACCGATCTGATACAATACGCCAAACGGGTAGGTGGCATCAACAGGGTGGCCACCGTTTTGGCTGAATTAGCCGAAAGTATTCAACCTAATGCATTTGATGCCAATCTGCTGCAGCATGTTCCTGTAACTGCCTTGCAGCGTTTGGGCTATTTGCTGGATAAAGTATTTGACAATCAGCCGCTGGCCAATGCCTTATACATGGCCTTGCAAAATAACAATGCCCCATTGTTTCGGATACCGCTGAAAGCCTCAGCTCCGGCCAAAGGTTTTGCATCAGACGAAAGATGGAAAGTAATCGTAAACACAGAAATAGAGATTGACGAATGA
- a CDS encoding transposase produces MDKHPITGRSLERYYPIQGDQFERAYKEHLSGFSEWSDAEHAQSWLLFPENMGASLSIDETSLSRGELYTIISNKSARGRKGTIVAIVKGTKINDVVKVVKTLPFETRLLVKEVTMDFSDSMHAIVEKCFPDAIITLDRFHVQQLCNEAMQETRLQIKREARKMEIENREQHKMKLHRRMVSRKKNKVSNRGRKPNRKNEAYKPEYLENGDTLCELVTRSRYLLMTSADNWTETQKLRAELLFKYFPKLRTAYSLTHSLRMIFSNKMATKESAAEALKKWYNKVTDFENDAFNTVSATIYQREKEILNYFVNRSTNASAESLNAKIKHFRTQLRGVIDVNFFLYRLTLIYA; encoded by the coding sequence TTGGATAAACACCCCATAACAGGGCGATCTCTTGAGCGTTATTATCCTATACAGGGCGACCAATTTGAGCGGGCCTACAAAGAGCATTTAAGTGGTTTTTCTGAGTGGTCTGATGCTGAACATGCGCAATCATGGCTTCTATTTCCTGAGAATATGGGAGCCTCTCTCAGTATCGATGAAACATCACTTTCCAGAGGAGAGCTCTACACGATAATATCAAACAAGAGTGCTCGCGGGCGCAAAGGCACCATCGTTGCTATTGTTAAAGGAACGAAGATAAACGATGTTGTTAAAGTAGTAAAGACACTCCCGTTTGAAACGCGCCTGCTGGTTAAAGAGGTCACAATGGACTTTTCTGACAGCATGCATGCCATTGTAGAAAAGTGCTTTCCGGATGCCATAATAACGCTGGATCGCTTTCATGTTCAGCAGTTATGTAATGAGGCTATGCAGGAGACCAGGCTGCAAATAAAGCGTGAGGCGCGCAAAATGGAAATTGAGAATCGAGAGCAGCACAAAATGAAGTTGCATCGGAGAATGGTCAGCAGAAAGAAAAATAAGGTTAGTAACCGTGGCAGGAAACCTAATCGCAAGAATGAAGCCTATAAACCCGAATACCTTGAAAATGGAGACACCTTATGTGAATTGGTTACACGCAGCAGATACCTTCTTATGACCTCTGCCGACAACTGGACCGAGACTCAAAAGCTAAGAGCTGAGCTTCTATTTAAGTACTTTCCAAAACTGAGAACCGCCTATAGCCTGACACACTCCTTACGCATGATCTTTTCCAACAAGATGGCAACAAAGGAGTCGGCGGCAGAGGCACTAAAGAAGTGGTATAACAAAGTGACTGATTTTGAAAATGACGCATTCAATACGGTTTCAGCAACAATCTATCAAAGAGAAAAGGAGATCTTGAACTACTTTGTTAACCGGTCAACCAATGCATCAGCAGAATCCCTTAATGCGAAAATCAAACACTTTAGGACCCAACTTAGAGGAGTCATTGATGTTAACTTCTTTCTCTACAGGTTAACTCTAATTTATGCATGA
- a CDS encoding IS4 family transposase codes for MYQDKYVFAQLVSFLNRSKFNRIVAKYNGDKYVKHFTCWNQLLSLMFGQLSNRESLRDLIVALDAHHSKSYHLGLGKNISKSSLARANQDRDYHIFEEYAYYLVNEARQKRVADIFKIEGNVYAFDSTTIDLCLSVFWWAKFRKKKGGIKVHTLYDVETQIPAFFHITEASVHDSTAMKEIPYESGSYYIFDRAYNHFKMLFKIHQIGAFYVLRAKKNLQCKMIKWKRRLPKNVLSDVTIELTGFYPKQYYPEHLRLVRYWDEEQKRELVFLTNAMHISALQVADLYKNRWQVELFFKWLKQHLKVKKFWGTTENAVRIQIYAAMCTYCLVAIVQKDMQLDRSTYEVLQILSISLTDKTHLRDLFERTKFQNDKERFRLSEPNLFNF; via the coding sequence ATGTATCAAGACAAATACGTTTTCGCTCAACTGGTCTCGTTTCTAAATCGAAGCAAATTCAATCGTATTGTTGCCAAATACAATGGAGACAAATACGTGAAGCATTTCACTTGTTGGAATCAATTGCTTTCTTTGATGTTCGGGCAATTGTCAAATCGTGAAAGTCTTAGAGATTTGATTGTCGCACTTGATGCTCATCACTCCAAATCTTATCATCTGGGCTTGGGCAAGAATATATCAAAATCATCTCTGGCCAGAGCCAATCAAGACAGAGACTATCACATCTTTGAAGAGTATGCTTACTATCTGGTAAACGAAGCCAGACAGAAACGAGTTGCTGACATCTTCAAAATTGAAGGCAATGTCTATGCTTTTGATTCAACGACGATTGACTTGTGCCTTTCCGTATTCTGGTGGGCGAAGTTTCGTAAGAAAAAAGGCGGAATCAAAGTGCATACATTATATGATGTGGAGACACAGATACCAGCATTTTTCCATATCACGGAAGCTTCTGTTCACGACTCTACTGCAATGAAAGAAATCCCTTATGAATCAGGCTCATATTACATATTTGACCGTGCATATAATCACTTCAAAATGTTGTTTAAGATTCATCAGATAGGAGCTTTCTATGTTTTAAGAGCCAAAAAGAATCTACAATGCAAGATGATAAAATGGAAACGAAGATTGCCCAAGAACGTACTTTCAGACGTAACAATTGAATTGACAGGTTTTTATCCTAAACAATACTATCCAGAACATCTTAGATTGGTCAGATATTGGGATGAAGAACAAAAGCGTGAGCTTGTATTCTTAACCAATGCGATGCACATTTCTGCACTTCAAGTTGCTGACCTTTACAAGAACCGCTGGCAAGTCGAGCTTTTCTTCAAGTGGCTAAAGCAACATCTAAAAGTCAAGAAATTCTGGGGAACTACTGAAAATGCTGTTCGAATTCAAATCTACGCCGCGATGTGCACTTATTGCTTGGTGGCAATCGTCCAAAAAGACATGCAACTTGACAGAAGTACATATGAGGTTTTGCAGATACTGAGTATTTCTTTAACAGATAAAACTCATCTTCGAGACCTATTTGAGAGAACTAAATTTCAAAATGATAAAGAACGTTTTAGGCTTAGTGAGCCAAATTTGTTTAATTTTTAA